One segment of uncultured Fibrobacter sp. DNA contains the following:
- a CDS encoding YgcG family protein has product MIRRLQKTAAKILLACIALGAMATASNVPSPAPNGVLYDEDRLLSAQEAEFLRALVTEVYLKTDVKIAAVLMNDSRTNETYAYAKEVANKWRLEGSDTKGILVYVSMKERSKHVIASEGFSTSYPNIDFKKIEQKALMPDFRVEKYGRGIVNFIWEISGEILAASGQTLSVNPDNLLADEPFPWQNYIFIGIVFAGLVVAFFYARPKKTRISSTKQAGFNGTFCNFENFNGGFKSR; this is encoded by the coding sequence ATGATAAGGCGGTTACAAAAGACAGCAGCAAAAATCTTGCTTGCATGCATTGCCTTGGGAGCCATGGCAACTGCTTCCAATGTACCGTCTCCGGCTCCCAACGGGGTCCTCTACGACGAAGACCGGTTGCTGAGTGCGCAAGAAGCTGAATTTCTCAGGGCCCTTGTCACCGAAGTCTACCTAAAGACCGATGTCAAAATTGCAGCTGTCCTGATGAACGACTCTCGAACAAACGAGACCTACGCCTATGCCAAAGAAGTCGCCAACAAATGGAGGCTCGAAGGCAGCGACACCAAGGGAATCCTAGTCTACGTGTCCATGAAGGAACGCAGCAAGCACGTCATCGCAAGCGAAGGATTCAGTACAAGCTATCCAAATATCGATTTCAAGAAAATTGAGCAGAAAGCGTTGATGCCAGATTTCCGCGTCGAAAAATACGGCCGGGGCATCGTCAACTTCATCTGGGAAATATCCGGCGAAATCCTCGCAGCAAGCGGCCAAACATTATCGGTCAATCCCGACAATCTCCTTGCCGACGAACCATTCCCATGGCAAAACTACATCTTCATAGGGATTGTATTTGCAGGCCTCGTCGTAGCATTTTTCTACGCTCGTCCCAAAAAAACGCGCATATCCTCGACCAAGCAAGCAGGTTTCAACGGAACATTCTGCAACTTTGAAAATTTCAACGGCGGATTCAAGAGCCGGTAA
- a CDS encoding alpha/beta hydrolase, which produces MKEVWFWLPDWAVDMAIWEDDLVNVAPQADHTFVPYESMIAQLDDVSRIPGIDKATTVVGWGLGALALMKSSASLKKSDWILLSPFADFCDDSGEWTQQNLRFMAKQCLTNPEPSLNTFAEVFENEFGDWQDDWMAAAKKVNKELLSKGLNYLAETRVTEPVGEGRNIQVVYGRQDTCVLPAQTLKLKNLLPGASFRERPKAGHWPPLLLL; this is translated from the coding sequence ATGAAAGAAGTATGGTTCTGGTTGCCCGATTGGGCTGTCGATATGGCTATATGGGAGGACGATCTGGTGAACGTCGCTCCGCAGGCCGACCATACCTTCGTCCCGTATGAATCAATGATTGCACAACTGGATGACGTCAGCCGCATTCCCGGAATCGATAAAGCGACGACCGTGGTGGGCTGGGGCCTGGGGGCGCTTGCCCTTATGAAGAGCTCTGCTTCTTTAAAAAAATCTGATTGGATTTTGCTTTCTCCCTTTGCCGACTTCTGTGACGATAGTGGGGAATGGACCCAGCAGAATTTGCGCTTTATGGCGAAGCAGTGCTTGACAAATCCGGAACCTTCTCTTAACACTTTTGCAGAAGTTTTTGAAAACGAGTTCGGCGATTGGCAAGACGATTGGATGGCTGCCGCCAAGAAGGTGAATAAGGAATTGCTGTCCAAGGGCTTGAACTACCTTGCCGAAACCCGTGTTACAGAACCGGTCGGGGAGGGGCGGAATATCCAGGTTGTCTATGGCCGCCAAGATACGTGTGTCTTGCCTGCGCAGACGCTCAAGCTCAAGAACCTGTTGCCCGGAGCTTCGTTCCGGGAACGCCCGAAGGCCGGGCATTGGCCGCCGTTACTGCTGCTGTAG
- a CDS encoding CotH kinase family protein — translation MFSKPKIIFYGFIFAMVIPLFAQTIDLPAIFIDTKQKCLDNKVIEKIPATMKVLDGATNNVADSAKGTLYDIGIKVRGQSSAMFPKPGYSIEIRDDKGEGTDVSMFGLPPSDDWVLHGPYVDKSMLRNALAYWLFRQAGRYAPRTKHFDLYINGVYRGVYVMVEKIKRGKYRVNISKLKETDIAGDSLTGGYLWAFDKVGTNTGGGGSNNQGGIEAEGFNTSDGLNVILHYPKKANIQKQQEEYLKKYLNDLEALFKNGKNGDGYDKYVDLASAVDYVLHQEITNNGDSYWCSFFLYKPKDKGGKDGKEFKEGKVTLGPPWDFNLAMSNGGMMGYGGGNNWQIESKGGGGGGMGGFGFGGGGMGSLKAPNWLSGLWKRSDYQSELKKRWAELRSGVWHTKVMDAYLDSMKTYLKNAADRNFKRWPNLGQNSGQGDTDPEPMKYCNGSGSSGMKMGMGGNNANTWDGEVEHLRKKMKERMQWMDQKFGFTEPANPVVTEPVDPSIHNPDWQHDKDTTETTDTSSQEKPLDLRMDDFSRLSPTNFFAVNGDHIDVQTTLGGTFALLDLNGTVLYKTRIKAGLTTLKIPAKARNKHWIATLNGKMMNR, via the coding sequence ATGTTTAGCAAACCCAAAATTATTTTCTATGGCTTTATCTTTGCCATGGTAATCCCGTTGTTCGCGCAGACCATCGATCTACCTGCGATTTTCATTGACACCAAGCAAAAATGTCTTGACAACAAAGTCATCGAAAAGATTCCCGCCACCATGAAAGTACTGGACGGAGCAACAAACAATGTCGCTGACAGCGCCAAGGGGACACTCTACGATATCGGCATCAAGGTCCGTGGTCAGTCTTCTGCCATGTTCCCCAAGCCTGGCTACAGCATCGAGATTCGCGACGATAAGGGCGAAGGCACGGACGTGAGCATGTTCGGGCTCCCGCCCAGCGACGACTGGGTGCTGCACGGCCCCTATGTAGACAAGAGCATGTTGCGCAACGCACTCGCCTACTGGCTCTTTAGGCAGGCAGGCCGTTACGCTCCGCGCACCAAGCATTTCGACCTCTACATCAACGGAGTGTACCGTGGTGTGTATGTGATGGTTGAAAAAATCAAGCGTGGCAAGTACCGCGTGAACATCAGCAAGCTAAAAGAAACCGATATTGCCGGCGACAGCCTTACTGGCGGTTACCTTTGGGCATTCGACAAAGTCGGCACCAACACCGGTGGCGGCGGCAGCAATAACCAGGGCGGTATCGAAGCCGAAGGTTTCAACACCTCCGATGGTTTGAACGTCATTTTGCACTATCCCAAGAAAGCGAATATTCAAAAACAGCAGGAAGAATACCTGAAGAAGTATCTGAACGACCTCGAAGCGCTGTTCAAAAACGGCAAAAACGGTGACGGATACGATAAATACGTGGATCTCGCCTCTGCCGTCGACTACGTCTTGCATCAAGAAATCACCAACAACGGAGACTCCTACTGGTGCAGTTTCTTCTTGTACAAGCCCAAGGACAAGGGCGGCAAGGATGGCAAGGAATTCAAGGAAGGCAAAGTGACCCTTGGCCCGCCGTGGGACTTCAACCTCGCCATGAGCAATGGCGGCATGATGGGCTATGGCGGTGGCAACAACTGGCAAATTGAAAGCAAAGGTGGCGGCGGAGGCGGCATGGGTGGTTTCGGCTTCGGCGGAGGCGGCATGGGTAGCTTGAAAGCCCCGAACTGGCTCTCTGGACTGTGGAAGAGAAGCGATTACCAAAGCGAACTGAAAAAACGTTGGGCAGAACTCCGCAGTGGCGTTTGGCACACCAAAGTCATGGACGCCTATCTGGATTCCATGAAGACATACCTGAAAAACGCCGCCGACAGAAACTTCAAGCGCTGGCCGAACCTGGGACAAAACAGCGGCCAGGGCGATACCGACCCGGAGCCGATGAAATACTGTAACGGCAGCGGAAGTTCCGGCATGAAGATGGGCATGGGCGGCAACAACGCCAATACCTGGGATGGCGAAGTGGAACATCTCCGCAAGAAGATGAAAGAAAGAATGCAGTGGATGGACCAGAAATTCGGATTTACGGAACCGGCAAATCCGGTGGTCACCGAGCCAGTCGATCCTTCAATCCACAATCCCGACTGGCAGCACGACAAGGACACTACCGAAACAACAGACACCTCTTCTCAGGAAAAGCCGTTGGATCTTCGCATGGACGATTTCAGCAGGCTCTCCCCGACGAACTTCTTTGCCGTGAATGGCGACCATATTGACGTCCAGACAACTCTGGGTGGAACCTTCGCCCTTCTCGACCTGAATGGCACGGTTCTGTACAAGACCCGCATCAAGGCCGGCCTCACGACCTTGAAGATTCCTGCCAAGGCAAGGAACAAGCACTGGATAGCGACTCTCAACGGCAAGATGATGAACAGATAG
- the rsmI gene encoding 16S rRNA (cytidine(1402)-2'-O)-methyltransferase, with product MPHTLYIVATPIGNMEDITYRAVRILKEVPLVLAEDTRHSRILFDTYGITTPMEPYHDFNKEKVTPKYVEYLQNEGDIALVSDAGTPGIADPAFNLVRECVRNGIDVRAIPGCCAMVAALVSSGMPTDHFTFQYFSPKKSAQRIHLLEKLKDEEATQIFYASPHNIDKFVEEIGQVYGNIKIALMRELTKKFEEHLIGTPEEITTHFKARPPKGEFVLIFNPQDKSGL from the coding sequence ATGCCGCACACCCTATACATCGTAGCGACCCCAATCGGGAACATGGAAGATATTACCTACCGAGCGGTTCGCATCCTGAAAGAAGTCCCCCTGGTACTGGCAGAAGACACGCGCCATTCGCGCATACTCTTCGACACATACGGGATCACGACTCCCATGGAACCCTACCACGACTTCAACAAGGAAAAAGTCACTCCGAAATACGTGGAGTACCTGCAAAACGAGGGCGACATCGCTCTCGTGAGCGATGCCGGCACGCCGGGGATTGCCGACCCCGCATTCAACCTGGTCCGCGAATGCGTCCGCAACGGCATCGACGTAAGGGCAATCCCCGGCTGCTGCGCCATGGTCGCCGCCCTCGTCTCTAGCGGCATGCCCACAGACCACTTTACCTTCCAGTACTTCTCTCCGAAAAAAAGTGCCCAGCGCATACACCTCCTGGAAAAACTCAAGGATGAAGAAGCCACGCAAATCTTTTACGCAAGCCCGCATAACATCGACAAGTTCGTAGAAGAAATCGGCCAAGTCTACGGCAACATCAAGATAGCCCTGATGCGCGAACTGACAAAAAAATTCGAAGAACACCTCATCGGGACTCCGGAAGAAATCACTACTCACTTCAAGGCGCGCCCGCCCAAAGGCGAGTTCGTCCTGATATTCAACCCCCAAGATAAATCAGGCCTCTGA
- a CDS encoding CotH kinase family protein translates to MNMLVRVVAPVALVVGLGFSQTYDLPIIFVDTKQKCLDMNVTEKIPATMRVLDGKTNSVADSAKGTLYDIGIKVRGQSSATFPKPGYTIEVRDNKGEAIDVSMLGLPPSDDWIFHGPYVDKSMIRNSLAHWFFRQAGRYSPRTKHFDLYINGVYRGVYVLIEKIKRGKYRVNVSKLKETDIAGDSLTGGYVWAFDKTGTNTGGAGNNNKGGIEQEGFKTSDGLNVILHYPKKANIQKQQEEYLKKYLNDLEGLFKNGKNGAGYENYVDLGSAIDYVLHQELTNNADSYWCSFFLFKPKDSKGGKVTLGPPWDFNLAMSNGTQPENGGGQQGGGMWGGMGMGGGFGSSGTSGWQIENSSKFGGGGGMMGMGFSGPNWLYQLWKNDSKYQSELKKRWAELRSGVWHDKTMDKYLDSMKTYLKNGADRNFKRWPNLGKASGTYDSDPEPMKYCNQGGGQQGGQQGGGMGGMGGMWGGMGGMGGMGGMGMPMGGYNADTWEGEFEHVRKKMKERMAWMDQQLGFTQPANPTVMEPLVADIHEPDWQHDKDSSDTKSGKTNPGQTTNPGQTTNPGKTTNPGQTTNPGQTTNPGQTTNPGKTNPRDTSTHHHGVGSTNPYMGMDDFSRLSPMNFFAVNDNHLEIHTTISGTLALIDLNGAVLYKTQIKAGVTTLRIPSKARDKHWIVTLNGKMMNK, encoded by the coding sequence ATGAATATGTTGGTTAGAGTTGTGGCGCCAGTCGCCCTTGTTGTGGGGTTAGGGTTTTCTCAGACCTATGACCTCCCTATTATCTTTGTTGACACCAAGCAAAAATGCCTGGACATGAATGTCACCGAAAAAATCCCTGCCACAATGAGGGTGTTGGACGGAAAAACAAACAGCGTGGCCGACAGTGCCAAAGGCACCCTCTATGACATTGGCATCAAGGTGAGAGGACAGTCCTCCGCCACATTCCCCAAGCCCGGTTACACCATCGAAGTCCGAGACAACAAGGGAGAAGCCATCGACGTGAGCATGCTCGGGCTCCCGCCTTCCGACGACTGGATTTTCCACGGGCCCTATGTGGACAAGAGCATGATTAGAAACTCGCTCGCCCACTGGTTCTTTAGGCAGGCTGGTCGCTATAGTCCCCGCACCAAGCACTTTGACCTCTACATCAACGGCGTGTATCGCGGCGTGTACGTGCTTATCGAAAAAATCAAGCGCGGCAAGTACCGCGTGAACGTAAGCAAGCTTAAAGAAACCGACATTGCCGGGGACAGCCTTACGGGTGGCTACGTCTGGGCATTCGATAAGACCGGAACCAATACCGGTGGCGCAGGCAACAACAACAAGGGCGGTATCGAACAGGAAGGTTTCAAGACTTCCGATGGCTTGAACGTCATTCTGCACTATCCCAAGAAGGCCAACATCCAGAAGCAGCAGGAAGAATACCTGAAGAAGTACCTGAATGACCTCGAAGGCCTCTTCAAGAACGGCAAGAACGGAGCCGGATACGAAAATTACGTAGACCTCGGATCCGCCATCGACTACGTTTTGCATCAGGAACTGACCAACAACGCAGACTCCTACTGGTGCAGTTTCTTCCTGTTCAAGCCCAAGGATAGCAAGGGCGGCAAAGTGACTCTCGGCCCTCCGTGGGACTTCAACCTCGCCATGAGTAACGGAACCCAACCCGAAAACGGCGGTGGCCAACAAGGCGGAGGCATGTGGGGCGGCATGGGCATGGGCGGCGGCTTTGGAAGTTCAGGCACCAGCGGCTGGCAAATCGAAAACAGCAGCAAGTTCGGCGGTGGCGGCGGCATGATGGGCATGGGCTTCTCCGGCCCTAACTGGCTGTACCAATTGTGGAAAAACGACTCAAAGTATCAGAGTGAACTGAAAAAACGCTGGGCTGAACTCCGTAGCGGTGTTTGGCACGACAAGACCATGGACAAGTACCTGGATTCCATGAAGACTTACCTGAAGAACGGCGCAGACAGGAACTTCAAGCGCTGGCCGAACTTGGGTAAAGCCAGTGGCACCTATGATTCCGACCCGGAACCGATGAAATACTGCAACCAGGGCGGCGGCCAGCAAGGCGGCCAGCAAGGCGGCGGCATGGGCGGCATGGGCGGCATGTGGGGCGGCATGGGCGGCATGGGCGGCATGGGCGGCATGGGCATGCCCATGGGCGGCTACAACGCTGATACCTGGGAAGGCGAGTTTGAACATGTCCGCAAGAAGATGAAAGAAAGAATGGCCTGGATGGACCAGCAGCTCGGCTTTACGCAACCCGCAAATCCGACCGTGATGGAACCTCTGGTAGCCGACATTCATGAACCGGATTGGCAGCATGACAAGGACTCCTCTGACACGAAATCGGGCAAAACGAATCCTGGCCAGACAACGAACCCGGGTCAAACGACGAATCCGGGCAAGACAACGAATCCGGGTCAGACAACGAATCCGGGTCAGACAACGAATCCGGGTCAGACAACGAATCCGGGCAAGACGAATCCCAGGGATACAAGTACGCACCATCATGGAGTTGGTTCAACAAACCCGTATATGGGCATGGACGATTTCAGCAGGCTCTCCCCGATGAACTTCTTTGCAGTGAATGACAATCATCTTGAAATTCATACAACTATTTCGGGTACGCTTGCCCTTATCGACCTGAACGGAGCTGTCCTGTACAAGACCCAAATCAAGGCCGGCGTCACGACCCTGAGGATTCCGTCCAAGGCAAGGGACAAGCACTGGATTGTCACCCTCAACGGCAAGATGATGAACAAATAA
- the lnt gene encoding apolipoprotein N-acyltransferase — translation MPKIIEALKPIPKLYWIYAVAVLIAEAAIFTTRPDEPGLYTQNLQFAPVAIAAVFFILRPIRKNFRLSFYTYTAIAFLFLALDYLSASHAGLIQISVTFLPAFLFWMILFIRWNYRKIKEKESRQALALSLIAWGFYALAFPPLPLGPAAPILLVPWFIVLNRYKRGTIMFATFWSGMLFNTINYYWIYNVMHVETAPSGLILFGLVLLIAFFSVHNVLAAFVYTLARSIKIKGKPWLLVLFPLFYAGLEMTRTRGDFSFPWSHLGYAFGNQLELLQALSFIGIFGYTTMIIASNMIVEKGIRRKGIKKKWPVLIPAFILAGLAIQGSIVLSRADAQPFYIKDGDKAPNIALIQPSIAQGAKWSRARFDSIVDKTLGMAYDSVPDSTDIILMAETAIPDHLRRQPLVIRRLQKLANDKDAYVLTGALDHMRIKDSDGPRRYEIYNSSFMFSPGGGNGWQRYIKKHLVPFSERIPFDDIFPILNYVDFGEGDFVPGTETPVYDLYHWTPYICYDAIFGDLVREAAREGSRLMVNITNDGWFGRSTAPGNHLNLVRYRAIETGMPVARIANSGISAFIDQYGHYSHNTNLFETTVVQRKMQLKTRHTLYERIGDTVETALLWFFLIYLVTCSAGCILQRKKLQQQ, via the coding sequence ATGCCGAAAATCATAGAAGCGCTCAAGCCCATACCAAAGCTTTACTGGATTTACGCAGTCGCTGTTCTAATTGCAGAAGCGGCAATCTTCACCACCCGCCCCGACGAACCGGGCCTGTACACGCAGAACCTCCAGTTTGCGCCCGTCGCCATCGCCGCCGTATTCTTCATTCTGCGCCCCATACGCAAGAACTTCAGGCTCTCGTTCTACACCTACACAGCCATAGCGTTTCTCTTTTTGGCCTTGGACTACCTGAGCGCAAGCCACGCCGGATTGATCCAGATTTCCGTGACGTTCCTCCCGGCATTCCTGTTCTGGATGATTCTGTTCATTCGTTGGAACTACCGCAAGATTAAAGAAAAGGAATCCCGGCAGGCACTCGCACTTTCCCTTATCGCATGGGGTTTCTATGCGCTCGCCTTCCCGCCGTTGCCGCTCGGGCCCGCAGCGCCCATCTTGCTCGTCCCGTGGTTTATCGTCCTCAACCGCTACAAGCGCGGCACAATCATGTTTGCGACATTCTGGTCGGGGATGTTGTTCAACACCATCAATTACTACTGGATATATAACGTCATGCACGTCGAGACTGCGCCCTCCGGGCTCATCCTCTTCGGGCTCGTGCTGCTCATTGCGTTCTTCAGCGTGCATAACGTCCTTGCTGCATTCGTGTACACCTTGGCGAGGTCCATAAAAATCAAGGGAAAGCCGTGGCTACTCGTTCTGTTCCCGCTGTTCTACGCCGGCCTCGAAATGACGCGCACCCGCGGGGACTTCAGTTTCCCGTGGAGCCACCTCGGTTACGCCTTCGGCAACCAGCTGGAACTCCTGCAAGCGCTTTCCTTCATAGGCATTTTCGGATACACGACGATGATCATCGCATCGAATATGATTGTCGAAAAGGGAATCCGCCGCAAAGGCATCAAGAAAAAATGGCCGGTCCTCATTCCCGCATTCATTTTGGCAGGCCTTGCCATCCAAGGGTCTATCGTTCTTTCGCGGGCCGACGCACAACCATTCTATATTAAAGATGGCGACAAGGCACCGAATATCGCACTTATCCAACCGAGCATTGCACAAGGAGCCAAGTGGAGCCGGGCTCGATTCGATTCCATTGTCGACAAGACGCTCGGGATGGCCTACGACAGCGTCCCCGATAGCACAGACATCATCCTCATGGCAGAAACAGCCATTCCAGACCACCTCCGCCGTCAACCGCTAGTCATAAGACGTCTGCAAAAACTGGCAAACGACAAAGATGCCTATGTCTTGACCGGAGCACTGGACCACATGAGAATCAAGGACTCAGACGGTCCCCGCCGGTACGAAATCTACAATTCGTCGTTCATGTTCTCTCCAGGAGGGGGCAACGGGTGGCAACGCTACATCAAAAAACACCTGGTACCCTTCAGCGAAAGGATTCCCTTCGACGACATCTTCCCCATCCTGAACTATGTCGACTTTGGCGAAGGGGATTTCGTCCCCGGCACCGAAACTCCCGTCTACGACCTCTACCACTGGACTCCATACATCTGCTACGACGCCATATTCGGCGACCTCGTACGCGAAGCCGCCCGCGAAGGCTCTCGGCTCATGGTAAACATCACTAACGATGGTTGGTTCGGCAGGAGCACTGCCCCAGGGAACCACCTCAACCTAGTCCGCTACCGCGCCATCGAGACCGGCATGCCAGTCGCGCGCATCGCCAACAGCGGCATCAGCGCATTCATAGACCAATACGGCCACTACAGCCATAACACGAATTTGTTCGAGACCACTGTAGTCCAGCGCAAGATGCAGCTAAAGACAAGGCACACGCTTTACGAACGTATCGGCGACACGGTCGAAACGGCCCTGCTGTGGTTCTTCTTAATTTATTTGGTGACCTGTTCTGCCGGTTGCATACTGCAAAGGAAAAAGCTACAGCAGCAGTAA
- a CDS encoding CotH kinase family protein, with protein sequence MFCKSKIFFHGVVLAMAIPLFAQSYDLPLVIVNTQNGQALQKGADKIPATMSILDKGTNSIADSSKGEKYNIGIKIRGQTSADFPKKGYGIELKARPCTNVADTACHDTSLKVLGMPKSADWVFHGPYVDKTLIRNALAYWLYQRTGRYSSRFKFFELYLNGQYKGVYLLLEKIKRAKARVHIAKLKDEDISGDDVTGGYVLSVDKVENNSTQGLDKEGFKSKDGSPVVMRSPKKENTTKEQQQYIQNFFNSIEQKCDQGDITSSGCLDILDIEAATDYIIHEDVTNNTDAYICSFYMFKDKDSKGGKLQLGAPWDFNLAFGAYQRVGGEKADGWRIPQSANDGGFAFGMNEWFVAKWIQNIWSNNTFQQKYKARWAELRSGVWHTKNIDHFIDSLKTVLKNAANRNFERWPNLGQSSGTCDADPMESGNNNGGNNGGMWGWGGGGMGCMGMKMNYYNEPTWDAEIEHLRKYVKDRFAWIDQQMSFSEPASPLATEALIIDDWGYYDKDNDDDDKPTTPSSSSSSPGPSSHSRFSSSSSSSNPGRDAIIGHQEIRKQNFYTLNENRITVQSERGGMFRLVDFNGNVLFEKQIRAGTQSFQIPRAARNQHWLATLNGKMISR encoded by the coding sequence ATGTTCTGCAAATCAAAAATTTTCTTCCATGGCGTCGTCCTAGCTATGGCGATTCCGTTATTCGCGCAGTCCTACGATTTGCCGCTGGTTATCGTGAACACACAAAACGGGCAAGCGCTCCAGAAAGGCGCCGACAAGATACCCGCCACCATGAGCATCCTGGACAAAGGCACGAACAGCATTGCCGACAGTTCCAAGGGCGAAAAATACAACATCGGCATCAAGATCCGCGGGCAGACATCCGCGGACTTCCCCAAAAAGGGTTACGGAATCGAACTCAAGGCGCGCCCCTGCACGAACGTCGCCGACACGGCCTGCCACGACACGAGCCTCAAGGTTTTAGGCATGCCCAAGAGCGCCGACTGGGTGTTCCACGGGCCGTATGTCGACAAGACGCTCATCCGCAATGCGCTCGCCTACTGGCTCTACCAGCGCACGGGTCGCTACAGTTCCCGTTTCAAATTTTTTGAGCTCTACCTGAACGGGCAATACAAGGGCGTGTACCTGTTGCTTGAAAAAATCAAGCGTGCCAAAGCCCGAGTGCATATCGCGAAACTCAAGGACGAAGATATCAGCGGCGACGACGTGACCGGCGGTTACGTGCTGAGCGTCGACAAGGTGGAAAACAACTCCACGCAGGGGTTAGACAAGGAAGGTTTCAAGAGCAAGGACGGCTCCCCTGTCGTGATGCGTTCTCCGAAAAAGGAAAACACCACCAAGGAACAGCAGCAGTATATCCAAAACTTCTTCAACTCCATCGAGCAAAAATGCGACCAAGGCGATATCACAAGCAGCGGTTGCCTCGACATTCTGGATATTGAAGCAGCAACGGACTACATCATCCACGAAGATGTCACCAACAACACCGACGCCTACATCTGCAGTTTCTACATGTTCAAGGACAAGGACAGCAAGGGCGGCAAGCTCCAGCTCGGTGCACCGTGGGACTTCAACTTGGCATTCGGCGCCTACCAGCGTGTCGGGGGCGAAAAGGCCGACGGTTGGCGTATTCCGCAGAGTGCAAATGACGGAGGCTTCGCTTTTGGCATGAACGAATGGTTTGTCGCCAAGTGGATCCAGAACATCTGGAGCAACAACACCTTCCAGCAAAAATACAAGGCTCGTTGGGCAGAGCTCCGCAGTGGCGTGTGGCACACCAAGAACATCGACCACTTCATAGACTCACTCAAGACCGTCCTCAAGAATGCGGCCAATCGCAATTTCGAACGCTGGCCGAACCTGGGCCAGTCTAGCGGCACCTGCGACGCCGACCCGATGGAATCCGGCAACAATAATGGCGGAAACAACGGCGGCATGTGGGGCTGGGGTGGCGGCGGCATGGGTTGCATGGGCATGAAGATGAACTACTACAACGAGCCCACGTGGGATGCCGAAATCGAGCATCTGCGCAAATATGTCAAGGATAGATTCGCATGGATAGACCAGCAGATGAGTTTCAGCGAGCCCGCCTCCCCCTTGGCAACCGAAGCGCTCATCATCGACGATTGGGGCTATTACGACAAAGACAACGACGACGATGACAAGCCGACTACTCCGAGTTCATCCAGTAGCAGTCCGGGTCCGTCAAGCCATTCAAGGTTTTCATCATCTTCAAGCAGCTCAAATCCTGGGAGAGACGCCATCATAGGCCATCAGGAAATAAGAAAACAGAACTTCTACACTCTCAACGAAAACAGGATTACCGTCCAGAGCGAAAGAGGTGGCATGTTCAGGCTCGTAGACTTCAACGGCAACGTTCTCTTCGAAAAGCAAATCCGCGCCGGAACGCAGTCGTTCCAGATTCCGCGCGCAGCACGCAATCAGCACTGGCTCGCTACACTGAACGGCAAGATGATCAGCCGATAA
- a CDS encoding DUF3300 domain-containing protein, translated as MIENTLKSSFIARWIRKALPLFLLFSGFAFGQANYSPAELDTLVSTIALYPDPLLVHVLTASTYGDQIPAANAFAQSHKNEKGETLAKSIENANLTYDPSVQALIPFPTVLDMMAKYPTWTDQLGDAVAAQKDGVMDAVQRLRHKAYENGHLKSNEQVTVSADTVIVVQPTRTEYVYVPVYNPRVVYYVRSDGYTTYVRYSSGVWLGTWYGEWGWGTCWFDWGPRVIYVRNYRWYPHRPIPHHPHRFRPAPRPGYGPPPPRYTAPAPRHAPAPKMSPAHREAPPSRALAPAPAPRSAAPAPATRSSAPAPALYRPAADNQAGYRTAPAPAPRVAPAPAPAPTPRATPAPAPRPSPAPAPRQYERSSRDDRSSDNGRFGGRSSGRRR; from the coding sequence ATGATTGAAAACACCCTGAAGTCGAGTTTTATTGCCCGGTGGATTCGGAAGGCGCTCCCCCTGTTTTTGCTGTTTTCGGGATTTGCCTTTGGCCAGGCCAATTATTCGCCTGCCGAATTGGATACGCTTGTCTCGACAATAGCCCTTTATCCGGACCCTCTGCTGGTCCATGTGCTTACGGCTTCAACTTATGGTGACCAGATTCCTGCGGCGAATGCTTTTGCCCAATCCCATAAAAATGAAAAGGGCGAGACTCTGGCCAAGTCTATTGAAAATGCCAATTTGACTTACGATCCGAGCGTTCAGGCCTTGATTCCGTTCCCTACGGTTCTTGATATGATGGCCAAATACCCCACGTGGACCGACCAGTTGGGGGATGCTGTCGCGGCCCAGAAGGATGGTGTCATGGATGCTGTTCAGCGCTTGCGTCACAAGGCTTACGAAAACGGCCACTTGAAGTCTAACGAACAGGTGACGGTCAGTGCCGATACGGTTATTGTCGTTCAACCGACCCGCACGGAATATGTCTACGTGCCGGTGTACAATCCCCGTGTTGTTTACTATGTCCGCTCCGATGGCTATACGACTTATGTCCGCTATAGTTCCGGTGTTTGGCTTGGTACATGGTATGGAGAATGGGGCTGGGGAACCTGCTGGTTCGACTGGGGCCCGCGTGTGATTTATGTGCGCAATTATCGGTGGTATCCGCACCGCCCGATTCCGCACCATCCGCACCGATTTAGGCCTGCTCCCAGACCGGGATATGGCCCACCGCCTCCGCGTTATACGGCTCCGGCCCCGCGTCATGCCCCTGCGCCGAAAATGTCTCCGGCACACCGGGAAGCCCCTCCGTCAAGAGCTCTGGCTCCTGCTCCAGCGCCGCGTTCTGCAGCGCCCGCTCCGGCAACACGTTCGTCGGCACCTGCTCCGGCTTTGTATAGGCCCGCTGCCGACAATCAGGCCGGTTACAGAACTGCACCTGCTCCGGCTCCGAGAGTCGCTCCAGCTCCCGCCCCTGCGCCAACTCCAAGGGCAACGCCTGCACCCGCGCCGAGACCCTCTCCGGCACCTGCTCCGCGTCAGTACGAACGAAGTTCAAGGGACGACCGTAGCTCCGACAACGGGCGCTTTGGTGGCCGTTCAAGTGGAAGACGGAGATAG